One genomic segment of Chitinophaga sancti includes these proteins:
- a CDS encoding SusD/RagB family nutrient-binding outer membrane lipoprotein, translating to MKKIIFAILLFSSCEKGLSDLNINGTNSTSLDPALLLNQAIINTSFPVKSLVFDIGIVQQMISPNGGVVAGANFNQDSRDITTQPLWTAYYQSVIKNTYDALTRSKDLPNRSNMYNMVRIYQTYVFMILTDEYGDIPYTDGGAGLVKAALFPKYDRQQDIYPLLIQELTEAAAALNTTAVIETGDILYAGNVAKWKKFANSLLLRAGMRLSKVDPASAQSIVQAAVAGGVITDNADNAYIRHDANYTQPIGNTLNGGEAANFYLAKPFADQLKNTADPRLTAIAIRYVGATSGAGQTVAVGTTDPTQQIGMPIGYDNGTIVAAAAADGLASFYDYSQVDRRRMLKISSPVFLVTAAQTNLLLAEARFRGWITTGSAAQYFADGISAHMDQMVVYDMNSAVSTAARDTYIAANPLTAGHELEQINTQYWIASFLNGPEAFANFRRSGFPALTPNPYGQPNNPDVPNGTFIRRLTYPTSELSVNSENVNEAISRQGPDKLSTRIWWDK from the coding sequence ATGAAAAAAATCATCTTTGCAATATTATTATTCTCTTCCTGTGAAAAGGGATTGAGCGATCTGAATATAAATGGAACAAATTCCACTTCACTCGACCCTGCCCTGTTACTGAACCAGGCCATTATCAATACCTCTTTCCCGGTGAAATCCCTGGTATTCGATATTGGAATTGTACAGCAAATGATATCACCTAATGGTGGTGTGGTGGCGGGTGCCAATTTTAACCAGGACAGTCGCGATATAACCACACAACCCCTGTGGACAGCTTACTATCAAAGCGTGATCAAAAATACCTATGATGCCCTTACCCGATCTAAAGATCTGCCGAATAGGAGCAATATGTATAACATGGTGCGCATTTACCAGACTTACGTATTTATGATCCTGACAGATGAATATGGAGACATCCCTTATACAGATGGTGGCGCTGGGTTAGTGAAAGCCGCTCTGTTTCCCAAATATGACCGGCAGCAGGATATTTACCCATTACTCATTCAGGAGCTGACGGAGGCCGCCGCAGCACTTAATACAACGGCGGTTATTGAAACCGGTGACATATTGTATGCCGGCAATGTAGCTAAATGGAAAAAATTTGCCAATTCCCTGTTGCTGAGAGCCGGTATGCGATTGAGTAAAGTAGATCCCGCCAGCGCACAAAGTATCGTGCAGGCAGCTGTAGCAGGCGGGGTAATTACTGATAATGCCGACAATGCATATATACGACATGATGCCAATTACACTCAACCCATTGGCAATACATTGAATGGTGGTGAGGCGGCCAATTTTTACCTTGCCAAACCATTTGCAGATCAGCTGAAGAACACTGCCGACCCGCGCCTAACCGCCATCGCCATCAGGTATGTGGGTGCTACCAGCGGCGCCGGACAAACTGTAGCAGTAGGCACTACGGACCCCACTCAACAAATTGGAATGCCTATTGGCTACGACAACGGTACCATTGTTGCTGCAGCCGCAGCTGATGGTCTGGCCAGCTTTTATGACTATAGCCAGGTTGACCGTCGCAGGATGCTCAAAATTTCTTCGCCTGTGTTCCTGGTGACTGCCGCACAAACCAACCTCTTACTGGCAGAAGCCCGTTTCCGGGGCTGGATCACCACCGGCAGTGCTGCTCAATATTTTGCTGACGGTATTAGTGCCCATATGGACCAAATGGTAGTCTATGATATGAATTCTGCTGTTAGTACAGCAGCCCGTGATACTTACATAGCCGCCAATCCGCTTACAGCCGGCCATGAACTGGAGCAGATCAATACCCAATACTGGATTGCCTCCTTCCTGAATGGTCCGGAAGCCTTTGCTAACTTCAGGAGAAGTGGTTTCCCTGCGCTCACGCCTAACCCATACGGGCAACCTAATAATCCGGATGTGCCCAATGGCACTTTTATTAGGCGACTCACCTATCCTACTTCCGAATTGAGTGTAAATAGCGAAAATGTGAACGAGGCCATTTCCAGGCAGGGACCTGATAAATTGAGTACAAGGATCTGGTGGGATAAATAA
- a CDS encoding polysaccharide deacetylase family protein, with the protein MQFEAGGQPENAESPFPQNMQKGYRDLPSETWYQYGYKEGILRMLDNWDKLGVKVTSHMVGSAVLKNPKLAKEIVDRGHEAAAHGMNWSTQYTMTYEEEKKFIKDGVDAIKQVTGFTAVGYNANWLRRGENTLKILQELGFLYHIDDLSRDEPFIQKVNGKDFVTVPYTLRCNDILLIEGKNFSTEQFLSQVKMEFDQLYEEAENNRRQMSISFHDRIGGTPQMVQATKELFTYMKQHSGVSFKRKDEIARLSMEDKTTIRE; encoded by the coding sequence ATGCAGTTCGAAGCTGGTGGGCAACCTGAAAATGCTGAAAGTCCATTTCCTCAAAATATGCAGAAAGGTTACAGGGATCTGCCATCTGAAACATGGTATCAATATGGATACAAAGAGGGAATTCTCCGCATGTTGGACAATTGGGACAAATTAGGGGTCAAAGTTACTTCGCATATGGTAGGTAGTGCAGTACTTAAAAATCCTAAGCTTGCAAAAGAAATTGTTGACCGGGGCCATGAAGCTGCAGCACATGGTATGAACTGGTCAACCCAATATACAATGACTTATGAGGAGGAGAAAAAGTTCATCAAAGACGGAGTAGATGCAATTAAACAGGTAACAGGCTTTACTGCGGTAGGTTATAATGCAAACTGGCTTCGCCGGGGCGAAAACACGCTAAAGATTTTACAGGAATTGGGTTTTTTATACCATATTGACGATTTGAGCCGTGATGAACCTTTTATACAAAAGGTAAACGGAAAAGATTTTGTGACAGTTCCTTACACACTACGGTGTAACGATATCCTATTAATCGAGGGGAAAAATTTTTCGACAGAACAATTTCTAAGCCAGGTGAAAATGGAATTTGATCAGCTATACGAAGAAGCCGAAAATAATCGCAGGCAGATGTCTATCAGTTTTCACGATCGTATAGGGGGCACTCCTCAAATGGTACAGGCGACCAAAGAATTATTTACTTATATGAAGCAGCACAGTGGTGTGAGCTTTAAGCGCAAAGATGAGATAGCACGCCTATCAATGGAGGATAAAACAACTATTAGAGAATAA